Proteins encoded by one window of Acuticoccus sp. MNP-M23:
- a CDS encoding SDR family oxidoreductase, translated as MLDRGSAITNRFSLAGRVALVTGASRGIGQALAVGLAEAGADIVAVARSQDGLERTAEAVTAAGRTCVSKAADLAAPGGIDRLFADLAADGLTPTILVNNAGTEDVAPSRDVTEAQWDTIVGTNLKAAFFVAQAFARQTEAGAILNLGSLSSAVGIPTATPYTASKSGILGMTRALAAEWAPAIRVNALGPGYFRTAMTEGFYADPAWQDAMRAKIPMRRFGQMDDLSGAAVFLVSDASAYVTGQIIYVDGGTLASL; from the coding sequence ATGCTTGACCGGGGTTCCGCCATCACCAATCGCTTCAGTCTTGCCGGCCGCGTTGCCCTTGTCACCGGAGCCAGCCGCGGGATCGGGCAGGCACTCGCTGTGGGCCTTGCCGAGGCGGGCGCAGACATCGTGGCCGTCGCCCGCTCTCAAGATGGCCTTGAACGGACGGCCGAAGCGGTCACTGCGGCAGGGCGCACCTGCGTGTCCAAGGCCGCCGATCTTGCCGCGCCGGGCGGGATCGACCGCCTGTTCGCCGACCTTGCGGCTGACGGCCTGACGCCCACCATCCTCGTCAACAATGCCGGCACCGAGGACGTCGCCCCCTCGCGCGACGTGACGGAAGCGCAGTGGGACACCATCGTCGGCACCAACCTCAAGGCGGCATTCTTCGTGGCGCAGGCGTTCGCCCGGCAGACCGAGGCCGGCGCCATCCTCAACCTCGGCTCGCTGAGTTCGGCCGTCGGCATTCCCACCGCAACGCCGTACACCGCCTCAAAATCCGGCATTCTGGGGATGACGCGCGCACTAGCGGCCGAATGGGCGCCCGCAATCCGCGTCAATGCGCTCGGCCCGGGCTATTTCCGCACCGCAATGACGGAGGGGTTTTACGCCGATCCCGCCTGGCAGGACGCGATGCGGGCGAAAATCCCCATGCGGCGTTTTGGCCAGATGGACGACCTCAGCGGCGCTGCAGTCTTCCTTGTGAGCGACGCTTCGGCGTATGTGACGGGGCAGATCATTTATGTCGATGGCGGGACTCTTGCTTCGCTCTGA
- a CDS encoding PBP1A family penicillin-binding protein gives MPADDKGRLGIRPGDRAKDARRDRTPPAETPQNAGRTQPPRQAADAPRAKKPAGRAADDGARTLREPAANEGTRKPAAATGEKASRKAAPRRAGAAGAKTVPLRPAANAPARPQAGSAQDAASGERPRKAAGGQPRAATGAPKKAASSRATNPRRSSADGAPVRAAPARPAAPAPRRKPRRKFSFVRFVFRMGVTLTLLGIVAVGGIIAYYAATMPPIAEWAVPERPPNVAILADDGALIANRGDTGGRAVTLESLPAHVPQAVIAIEDRRFYAHPGVDPIGLARAMATNLSSGQLRQGGSTLSQQLAKNLFLSPSRTIERKIQEMILAVWLEIQYSKDEILSMYLNRVYLGAGAYGVDGAARQYFDKPAEDLTIAEAAMVAGLLKAPSYYAPTNNIGRAQARAAIVVEAMREQGYITDMDALVARENPATVRAPKVATSGGYVADWVADVLPGFVGSITEDVIVETSVDLELQDLAQAALQDTLDTEGAAKGVSQGAVVVLDSGGAVKALVGGRKYGDSQYNRAVDAARQPGSAFKPFVYLAALEDGLSPQTMRIDQPLQIGNWKPQNYNKKYRGPVSLQTGLSLSLNTIAVQLAMEVGPQAVVDTAHRLGVRSNLQPNASIALGTSEVTLLELTTAYVPFSNGGVGVVPYVIRRIKTAEGNLLYERSNGGSREVLTLEHAGQMNQMMAATVTSGTARRAELPGWQAAGKTGTSQDWRDAWFVGYTAFFTAGVWLGNDDNSPTKRATGGTLPAVLWKQLMENVHEGMRPAELPGAPEAAAATLAMDVIPADDPWNAPAVSTAPPGADAGVARGARGWAGEPENAGGSFLRRLFGG, from the coding sequence TTGCCGGCAGATGACAAAGGCCGCCTTGGCATCAGGCCTGGCGACCGCGCGAAGGATGCGCGGCGCGACAGGACACCGCCCGCCGAAACGCCGCAGAATGCAGGCCGGACGCAGCCGCCGCGGCAGGCCGCGGACGCGCCCCGCGCCAAAAAGCCCGCAGGACGGGCCGCCGATGATGGCGCGCGCACCCTGCGCGAACCGGCAGCGAACGAAGGGACGCGCAAACCTGCCGCTGCCACGGGCGAAAAGGCGTCCCGCAAGGCAGCGCCCCGCCGCGCCGGGGCAGCAGGCGCCAAGACCGTTCCGCTGCGCCCGGCGGCCAATGCACCAGCGCGGCCGCAAGCTGGCAGCGCGCAGGATGCAGCGTCCGGCGAGCGCCCGCGCAAGGCAGCCGGCGGTCAGCCAAGAGCCGCCACCGGAGCGCCGAAAAAGGCAGCGTCGTCGCGCGCGACCAACCCGCGCCGCAGCAGTGCCGACGGAGCGCCCGTCCGCGCCGCCCCGGCGCGCCCCGCAGCCCCGGCCCCGCGCCGGAAGCCGCGCCGGAAATTCAGCTTCGTGCGCTTTGTGTTCCGCATGGGTGTCACGCTCACCCTTCTCGGGATCGTCGCGGTGGGGGGCATCATCGCCTACTACGCCGCCACCATGCCGCCCATTGCCGAATGGGCCGTGCCGGAGCGGCCGCCCAACGTCGCCATTCTGGCCGACGATGGCGCCTTGATCGCCAACCGCGGCGACACCGGCGGCCGTGCCGTCACGCTGGAGAGCCTCCCGGCCCATGTGCCGCAGGCGGTGATTGCCATCGAGGACCGCCGCTTTTACGCGCACCCTGGCGTGGACCCCATCGGCCTTGCCCGCGCCATGGCGACCAACCTTTCGTCCGGCCAGTTGCGCCAGGGCGGCTCGACTCTCTCCCAGCAGCTGGCGAAGAATTTGTTCCTCAGCCCGTCCCGCACCATCGAGCGGAAGATCCAGGAGATGATCCTCGCCGTCTGGCTGGAGATCCAGTACTCGAAGGACGAAATCCTCTCGATGTATCTCAACCGCGTCTATCTGGGCGCAGGCGCTTACGGCGTGGATGGCGCAGCGCGGCAATATTTCGACAAGCCGGCCGAGGATCTGACGATTGCCGAGGCCGCCATGGTGGCCGGCCTCCTGAAGGCCCCGTCCTACTACGCGCCCACCAACAACATCGGTCGGGCGCAGGCCCGCGCGGCCATCGTGGTCGAGGCAATGCGCGAGCAGGGCTACATCACGGACATGGACGCGCTGGTGGCGCGGGAAAACCCGGCAACGGTCCGCGCGCCAAAGGTGGCCACGTCCGGCGGCTATGTGGCGGACTGGGTGGCGGATGTGCTTCCCGGCTTCGTCGGCTCCATCACCGAGGACGTGATTGTCGAGACATCGGTGGACCTGGAGCTTCAGGATCTGGCGCAGGCTGCGCTGCAGGACACGCTCGACACCGAAGGTGCGGCAAAGGGTGTCAGCCAGGGCGCCGTCGTGGTGCTGGATTCCGGCGGCGCGGTGAAGGCGCTGGTTGGCGGGCGAAAATATGGTGACAGCCAGTACAACCGCGCTGTGGACGCGGCCCGCCAGCCGGGCTCCGCGTTCAAGCCGTTCGTCTATCTGGCGGCGCTGGAGGACGGGCTGAGCCCGCAGACCATGCGCATCGACCAGCCCCTCCAGATCGGCAACTGGAAGCCGCAGAACTACAACAAGAAGTATCGCGGCCCGGTTTCGCTGCAGACGGGGCTGTCGCTGTCGCTCAACACCATTGCGGTGCAGCTGGCGATGGAGGTCGGCCCGCAGGCGGTGGTGGACACGGCGCACAGGCTGGGTGTCCGCTCGAACCTTCAGCCCAATGCGTCCATCGCGCTCGGCACCAGCGAAGTGACGCTGCTGGAGCTGACCACCGCATACGTTCCGTTTTCCAACGGCGGGGTCGGCGTCGTCCCCTATGTGATCCGCCGGATCAAGACGGCGGAAGGAAACCTCCTTTACGAGCGGAGCAATGGCGGTTCGCGCGAGGTGCTCACGCTGGAGCACGCCGGCCAGATGAACCAGATGATGGCAGCGACCGTCACATCCGGTACGGCGCGGCGCGCGGAGCTGCCGGGGTGGCAGGCGGCGGGCAAGACCGGCACCAGCCAGGATTGGCGTGACGCGTGGTTCGTCGGCTACACGGCGTTCTTTACGGCGGGGGTGTGGCTCGGCAACGACGACAATTCGCCCACCAAGCGCGCCACCGGCGGCACGCTTCCGGCGGTGTTGTGGAAGCAGCTGATGGAAAATGTGCACGAGGGCATGCGCCCCGCCGAGCTGCCCGGCGCACCGGAAGCTGCAGCCGCCACGCTGGCGATGGACGTGATCCCGGCCGATGATCCGTGGAACGCACCGGCCGTCAGCACCGCGCCGCCGGGGGCCGATGCCGGCGTGGCGCGGGGCGCGCGCGGCTGGGCGGGCGAGCCGGAAAATGCGGGCGGCAGCTTCCTGCGCCGCCTGTTTGGCGGCTGA
- the polA gene encoding DNA polymerase I, protein MAAAKKAPGMPGKGDTVFLVDGSSFVFRAYFQSMNQDRKYNYRADGLPTGAVRLFCNKMYQFIRDGAADLKPTHIAIIFDKSENTFRNELYPEYKANRSAPPDDLIPQFPLMRAAVEAFGLIPIEKAGFEADDIIATYARQAAAKGADVVIVSADKDLMQLVDERISMFDPASGEGRKAGASKMGVRAERRIGVDEVVEYFGVAPDKVVDVQSLIGDATDNVPGVPGIGKKTAAQLIDEFGDLDTLLAEASTIKQNKRRENLIEFADQARLSRKLVTLDDKVDVEHPLSSLTMKAMDATPLVAFFKAMDFSTLTRRIAEDYEIDHAKVAPDARYLAGPAEEDAPAEIADDSPKTPETLAARMEAALRDASFDLDAYETITDPETLAEWLAVAAETGQLGIAVRMVDGAPMVSEIAGIAIAIGPNKAAYVPLKHAMRDLMAESNGMPPEEALPLLTAALKAPGIAKISGGMKRDFLALQQAGIEVTPLDDTGLLSYAAEAGAGPHDLATLSKRYLGHTPIEDRDVMGTGKSRVPFGDVSLDAATRHAAEEADIALRLAPLLRQRLVASNVTTVYQTLERPLLPVLARMEAAGILVDRNVLSRMSSDFAQTLARIEVEIYELAGERFNIGSTKQLSEILFDKLGYPGGKKTKKGAWSTGAQVLDELAAEGFPLPVKLLEWRQLTKLMNTYTDALQEDINAETGRVHTTFSMAATTTGRLSSTDPNLQNIPIRTEEGRKIRTAFVAAPGTKLIAADYGQIELRVLAHMADIPQLRQAFADGLDIHAMTASEMFGVPVKGMDPSVRRRAKAINFGIIYGISAFGLANQLAIPREEASAYIKRYFERFPGIRDYMDAMKNFVREHGYVTTLFGRRAHYPEIGTSNPSLRAFYERAAINAPIQGSAADIIRRAMVRIEPALAEAGLSTRMLLQVHDELLFEAPESETDKAIDIIRSVMVGAAAPAVQLAVPLEVDARAGKSWAEAH, encoded by the coding sequence ATGGCCGCCGCAAAGAAAGCACCTGGAATGCCCGGCAAGGGCGACACCGTCTTCCTGGTCGACGGCTCATCCTTTGTATTCCGCGCCTATTTCCAGTCGATGAACCAAGACCGGAAATACAATTATCGTGCGGACGGGCTTCCCACCGGGGCGGTGCGGCTGTTCTGCAACAAGATGTACCAGTTCATTCGGGACGGTGCGGCGGACCTCAAGCCCACCCACATCGCCATCATCTTCGACAAGTCCGAGAACACGTTTCGCAACGAGCTGTATCCCGAATACAAGGCCAACCGCTCCGCGCCGCCGGACGACCTCATCCCCCAGTTCCCGCTGATGCGCGCGGCGGTGGAAGCGTTCGGCCTCATCCCCATCGAGAAAGCGGGTTTCGAGGCGGACGACATCATCGCCACCTACGCCCGCCAGGCCGCCGCCAAGGGCGCCGACGTGGTGATCGTGTCCGCCGACAAGGATCTGATGCAGCTGGTGGACGAGCGCATCTCCATGTTCGACCCTGCCTCCGGCGAGGGCCGCAAGGCGGGCGCCAGCAAAATGGGCGTGCGGGCCGAGCGGCGCATCGGCGTCGACGAGGTGGTGGAGTATTTCGGCGTGGCGCCGGACAAGGTGGTGGACGTCCAGTCGCTGATCGGCGACGCGACCGACAACGTGCCCGGCGTCCCCGGCATCGGCAAGAAGACCGCGGCGCAGCTGATCGACGAGTTCGGCGACCTCGACACGCTGCTCGCCGAAGCCAGCACCATCAAGCAGAACAAGCGGCGCGAGAATCTGATCGAGTTTGCCGATCAGGCGCGCCTGTCGCGCAAGCTCGTGACCCTCGACGACAAGGTGGACGTCGAGCACCCGCTGTCCTCCCTCACCATGAAGGCGATGGATGCCACGCCGCTGGTGGCGTTCTTCAAGGCGATGGATTTTTCCACCCTCACCCGCCGCATTGCCGAAGACTATGAGATCGACCACGCCAAGGTGGCGCCTGATGCGCGCTATCTGGCCGGCCCCGCCGAAGAAGACGCCCCCGCGGAGATTGCCGACGACAGCCCGAAGACGCCTGAAACGCTTGCCGCCCGCATGGAAGCGGCGCTGCGCGACGCCAGCTTCGACCTTGACGCCTACGAGACCATCACCGACCCCGAAACGCTGGCAGAGTGGCTGGCGGTGGCAGCAGAAACGGGCCAGCTCGGCATTGCGGTGCGGATGGTGGACGGGGCGCCGATGGTTTCCGAAATTGCGGGCATTGCCATTGCCATCGGCCCCAACAAGGCCGCCTACGTGCCGCTGAAGCACGCGATGCGCGACCTGATGGCCGAAAGCAACGGCATGCCGCCCGAGGAGGCGCTCCCCCTCCTCACCGCCGCGCTGAAGGCCCCCGGAATCGCCAAGATTTCCGGCGGCATGAAGCGTGACTTTCTGGCGCTCCAGCAGGCAGGCATCGAAGTGACGCCGCTGGACGACACGGGTCTCCTCTCCTACGCGGCCGAAGCCGGCGCCGGCCCCCACGACCTTGCCACCCTGTCCAAGCGCTACCTCGGCCACACCCCGATTGAAGACCGCGATGTCATGGGCACCGGCAAGTCCCGCGTGCCGTTTGGCGATGTTTCGCTGGATGCCGCCACCCGGCACGCCGCCGAGGAGGCCGACATTGCCCTGCGCCTGGCGCCGCTCCTGCGCCAGCGCCTCGTCGCAAGCAACGTCACCACGGTCTACCAGACGCTGGAGCGGCCGCTGCTGCCCGTTCTGGCGCGGATGGAGGCAGCCGGCATTCTGGTCGACCGCAACGTCCTGTCACGCATGTCGAGCGACTTTGCGCAGACGCTCGCCCGCATCGAGGTGGAGATCTACGAGCTGGCGGGGGAGCGCTTCAACATCGGCTCCACCAAGCAGCTGTCGGAAATCCTGTTCGACAAGCTCGGCTACCCCGGCGGCAAGAAGACCAAGAAGGGCGCATGGTCCACCGGCGCGCAGGTGCTGGACGAACTGGCTGCCGAAGGCTTCCCGCTGCCCGTCAAACTCCTCGAATGGCGCCAGCTTACCAAGTTGATGAACACCTACACCGACGCGTTGCAGGAAGACATCAACGCCGAAACCGGGCGGGTCCACACCACGTTTTCCATGGCGGCGACCACCACGGGCCGCCTGTCCTCCACCGACCCGAACCTCCAGAACATCCCCATCCGCACCGAGGAAGGCCGCAAGATCCGCACCGCCTTCGTCGCCGCGCCGGGCACCAAGCTGATTGCGGCGGACTACGGGCAGATCGAGCTGCGGGTGCTGGCCCACATGGCCGACATTCCGCAGTTGCGGCAGGCCTTTGCCGACGGGCTCGACATTCATGCAATGACGGCGTCCGAGATGTTCGGCGTGCCGGTGAAGGGGATGGACCCCTCGGTGCGCCGCCGGGCGAAGGCCATCAATTTCGGCATCATCTACGGCATTTCGGCGTTCGGTCTTGCCAACCAGCTGGCCATCCCGCGCGAGGAGGCGAGCGCCTACATCAAGCGCTACTTCGAGCGCTTCCCCGGCATCCGCGACTATATGGACGCCATGAAAAATTTCGTGCGCGAGCATGGCTACGTGACGACGCTGTTCGGCCGCCGCGCCCATTATCCCGAGATCGGCACGAGCAACCCCTCGCTGCGCGCATTTTACGAGCGCGCGGCAATCAATGCGCCGATCCAGGGGTCGGCGGCGGACATCATCCGCCGGGCCATGGTGCGGATCGAGCCTGCGCTGGCCGAGGCGGGCCTGTCGACAAGAATGCTGCTGCAGGTCCACGACGAACTTCTGTTCGAGGCCCCGGAAAGCGAAACGGACAAGGCCATCGACATCATCCGCAGCGTGATGGTCGGTGCCGCAGCGCCCGCGGTTCAGCTTGCCGTGCCGCTGGAGGTGGATGCGAGAGCCGGCAAGAGCTGGGCCGAAGCGCACTGA
- a CDS encoding caspase family protein, with protein sequence MIQNSVFAGIVCSIALLMCGQPSAVAAEPPVRIALVVGNSAYAAGPVPELENPARDASLVAERLRASGFDVTLVQDAQLVRFKWAVAEFGRALRRAGPDATGLFYYAGHAVQSFGANYLLPVETDIADAADLDLVAVEANSILRQMSSARNRTNIFILDACRNNPFSAIPAFDDNGLAEMRAPTGSFLAFATAPGAVAFDGAGDNSPFTAALAEEMIEPGAPIEEVFRNVRIKVIETTGGRQTPWDTSSLTREFTFVEEAPVDPAALAEERFWASVSAQRDLAQIDLFLSAYPSGRFADAARLLRAELAPPEVAALAPDAERALNVTPAPPAAAPVIPSEPEETLLARAQESGLRADYEAYLAAYPAGVFASLARAEIAALADAAPAPPPAADAPGIEFSALPPPDVAETTDTSGEITFDSPLAAALPEIGGKSLETLIEGHPVYPPIEGLPESFWATRTCSGCHQWERANLCDQGKSYLTPERAAMLKKQHPYGGEFKQAIRTWAEQGCP encoded by the coding sequence ATGATCCAAAATTCAGTTTTTGCAGGCATTGTCTGCTCGATCGCGTTGTTAATGTGCGGCCAGCCGAGCGCGGTTGCCGCGGAACCACCGGTGCGCATTGCGCTGGTGGTCGGCAACTCGGCCTATGCAGCCGGCCCTGTGCCGGAGCTTGAAAATCCGGCGCGCGATGCGTCGCTGGTGGCCGAACGCCTGCGCGCGTCAGGCTTTGACGTGACGCTGGTGCAGGATGCGCAGCTGGTGCGGTTCAAGTGGGCCGTGGCTGAATTCGGCCGGGCACTGCGCCGTGCGGGGCCGGATGCGACGGGGCTGTTCTACTATGCCGGCCACGCCGTCCAGTCGTTCGGCGCCAACTACCTCCTGCCGGTCGAGACCGATATTGCCGACGCGGCCGACCTCGACCTTGTGGCGGTGGAGGCCAATTCCATCCTGAGGCAGATGAGTTCGGCGCGAAACCGCACCAACATCTTCATTCTCGACGCGTGCCGCAACAACCCGTTTTCCGCCATTCCGGCGTTCGACGACAACGGCCTTGCCGAAATGCGGGCGCCCACCGGCTCGTTTCTCGCCTTTGCGACGGCACCGGGCGCGGTCGCGTTCGACGGTGCGGGCGACAACAGCCCGTTCACCGCGGCGCTGGCCGAAGAAATGATCGAGCCCGGCGCACCCATCGAGGAGGTGTTCCGCAACGTGCGCATCAAGGTGATCGAGACGACAGGCGGCCGGCAGACCCCGTGGGATACGTCCTCGCTCACCCGCGAGTTCACCTTTGTGGAGGAAGCACCGGTGGACCCCGCCGCGCTGGCGGAGGAGCGGTTCTGGGCCAGTGTCTCGGCCCAGCGCGACCTTGCGCAGATCGACCTGTTTCTGAGCGCATATCCCAGCGGACGGTTTGCCGATGCGGCACGGTTGCTGCGGGCCGAGCTCGCACCGCCCGAGGTCGCCGCGCTGGCACCCGATGCAGAGCGTGCTTTGAACGTGACCCCCGCGCCGCCCGCGGCCGCCCCGGTCATCCCCAGCGAACCGGAAGAGACCCTTCTGGCAAGAGCACAAGAAAGCGGTCTGCGCGCTGACTACGAGGCCTACCTTGCCGCCTATCCGGCTGGCGTGTTTGCCAGCCTGGCGCGCGCCGAAATTGCGGCACTGGCGGACGCTGCGCCGGCGCCGCCCCCGGCCGCCGATGCGCCGGGCATCGAATTTTCCGCACTGCCGCCGCCGGACGTTGCAGAAACCACTGACACCAGCGGCGAAATCACCTTCGACAGCCCGCTTGCCGCAGCCCTTCCGGAAATTGGCGGCAAGTCACTCGAAACGCTGATCGAGGGCCATCCGGTCTATCCCCCGATCGAGGGTTTGCCGGAGAGTTTCTGGGCAACGCGCACCTGTTCGGGGTGCCACCAGTGGGAGCGGGCCAACCTTTGCGACCAGGGCAAGAGCTATCTGACGCCGGAACGCGCCGCGATGCTGAAGAAACAGCACCCCTATGGCGGCGAGTTCAAACAGGCGATCCGAACCTGGGCCGAGCAGGGCTGCCCCTGA
- a CDS encoding ABC transporter ATP-binding protein, whose translation MSSEMVAIDGVTKRFGTFEAVADAAFTLDRGKFLTIVGPSGCGKTTLLRMLAGFERPSAGSIRINGDDVSAVPAHKRAIGMVFQRLALFPHMTAAENIAYPMRRRGHPKAEIGPRVAEMLDLVRLPGLGDRRPHELSGGQQQRIAIARALSFRPDLLLLDEPLSALDKKLREDMQLEFRRIQQDLGVTTINVTHDQREALVMSDKIVVMNEGRIQQTDTPHTLYHAPKTRFVATFLGVTSMLPGKVEKADGESLCVRIGETTLLARGAADAGAEVDCAVRAEHVTIVAGDGPLGLDNELHGRVAQVVFEGERTALIVDVSALGGPSVQAFDLDPASHAPFSVGDPVTVGFDKAHLFAFPK comes from the coding sequence ATGAGTTCTGAAATGGTTGCGATCGACGGAGTGACCAAGCGCTTCGGCACGTTCGAAGCGGTGGCGGACGCCGCATTCACGCTGGATCGCGGCAAGTTCCTCACGATTGTCGGCCCGTCCGGCTGCGGCAAGACCACGCTGCTCCGCATGCTCGCCGGGTTCGAACGGCCGAGTGCCGGCAGCATTCGCATCAACGGGGACGACGTTTCGGCGGTGCCGGCGCACAAACGTGCCATCGGCATGGTGTTCCAGCGCCTTGCCCTGTTTCCGCACATGACGGCCGCGGAAAACATCGCCTACCCCATGCGCCGGCGCGGCCACCCCAAGGCCGAAATCGGCCCCCGTGTTGCCGAAATGCTGGACCTTGTGCGGCTCCCCGGCCTTGGCGACAGGCGCCCGCACGAGCTGTCCGGCGGCCAGCAGCAGCGCATTGCCATTGCCCGTGCGCTTTCCTTCCGGCCCGATCTTCTCCTTCTGGACGAGCCGCTGTCGGCGCTCGACAAGAAGCTGCGCGAAGACATGCAGCTGGAATTTCGCCGCATCCAGCAGGACCTCGGCGTCACCACCATCAACGTGACCCACGACCAGCGGGAAGCGCTGGTGATGTCCGACAAGATTGTGGTGATGAATGAGGGCCGCATCCAGCAGACCGACACCCCGCACACGCTCTACCACGCCCCCAAAACCCGCTTTGTCGCGACGTTCCTCGGCGTTACCTCGATGCTTCCGGGCAAGGTCGAAAAGGCCGACGGCGAAAGCCTCTGCGTGCGCATCGGCGAGACGACGCTGCTGGCGCGGGGCGCCGCCGATGCAGGCGCAGAGGTCGACTGCGCGGTCCGTGCCGAGCACGTCACCATTGTGGCAGGAGACGGCCCGCTGGGGCTGGACAACGAATTGCACGGCCGCGTGGCGCAGGTGGTGTTCGAGGGCGAGCGCACCGCGCTGATTGTGGACGTCTCGGCGCTCGGCGGCCCATCGGTGCAGGCGTTCGACCTCGACCCCGCCAGCCATGCCCCCTTTAGCGTCGGAGACCCGGTCACCGTGGGCTTCGACAAGGCGCATCTGTTCGCGTTCCCAAAATGA
- a CDS encoding OmpA family protein, whose amino-acid sequence MSHRIFAGVVAAALAFAAPASAATPFEGGWTLDAASSGLRFQSVKNETKVETSSFATLQGAIDESGTATVTVFLDSVDTKVDLRNVRMRFLLFETYQFPEARVTVEIDPAMLDDLPQVRRKVIEVDYTLDLHGLQKELQTEIAVTLLSDDMVSVASHAPISIATSDFGMDLGVTKLEEAASVEIIPSASVSFDFIFRRSGPAQEEPQVAAATRGQPSGAVVTPVAAAASPAAQPASLALEAEGNFSPEACIGRFEVMSEANDIYFAVGSARLQAKSRPFLDSIVAIVERCPGMNLEVAGHTDSDGSAAKNQTLSENRAASVRRYFTDSGIAPERILTVGYGETRPAFPNNTKRNKWRNRRIEFTALQ is encoded by the coding sequence ATGTCACATCGTATTTTTGCCGGAGTTGTTGCGGCTGCGCTGGCGTTTGCGGCACCCGCATCAGCGGCAACGCCGTTCGAAGGCGGGTGGACGCTGGATGCCGCCAGCTCCGGGCTGCGCTTCCAGTCGGTCAAGAACGAGACGAAGGTGGAGACCAGCTCGTTTGCCACCCTTCAGGGCGCTATCGACGAGAGCGGCACGGCCACGGTCACCGTCTTTCTGGATTCGGTGGACACCAAGGTGGACCTGCGCAACGTGCGCATGCGGTTCCTCCTGTTCGAGACCTACCAGTTTCCCGAAGCCAGGGTGACGGTGGAGATCGACCCCGCAATGCTGGACGATCTGCCGCAGGTGCGCCGCAAGGTGATCGAAGTGGACTACACGCTCGATCTTCACGGCCTCCAGAAAGAGCTTCAGACGGAAATTGCGGTGACCCTTCTGTCCGACGACATGGTCTCCGTCGCCTCCCATGCGCCCATCTCGATCGCCACATCGGACTTCGGGATGGACCTCGGCGTCACCAAGCTGGAGGAGGCGGCCAGCGTCGAGATCATCCCGTCGGCCAGCGTGAGCTTCGACTTCATCTTCCGCCGCAGCGGACCTGCGCAGGAAGAGCCCCAGGTTGCGGCGGCAACGCGCGGCCAGCCGTCCGGCGCGGTAGTCACCCCTGTGGCCGCCGCAGCGTCGCCCGCGGCACAGCCGGCCTCCCTTGCGCTGGAAGCCGAAGGGAATTTCTCGCCAGAGGCCTGCATCGGCCGCTTCGAGGTGATGAGCGAGGCCAACGACATCTACTTTGCCGTCGGCAGTGCCCGTCTTCAGGCCAAGAGCCGCCCGTTCCTGGACAGCATCGTCGCCATTGTGGAGCGCTGTCCGGGCATGAATCTGGAAGTGGCCGGCCACACCGATTCAGACGGCAGCGCCGCCAAGAACCAGACGCTTTCGGAAAACCGGGCCGCCTCCGTGCGGCGCTATTTCACCGACAGCGGGATTGCACCGGAGCGGATCCTGACCGTGGGCTACGGCGAGACCAGACCCGCCTTCCCCAACAACACGAAGCGCAACAAGTGGCGCAACCGGCGGATCGAGTTCACCGCCCTCCAGTAA
- a CDS encoding class I SAM-dependent methyltransferase translates to MTASGWSSSAAGWIAAQQGGGDFARKHVLDGPMMAHATAKPPRRALDVGCGEGRFCRMLANAGIAATGLDPTPALIDEARTRDTLGQYVIGTAEALPFEIGRFDLVVSYLTLIDIDDIDRAIAEMIRVLAPGGTLLVANLAPMVTANPHHGFVEADGNSIWPVDDYLAPRAEWVAWDDIRVRNWHRPLGQYMHAFLAGGLILRAFEEPVPTGGDPARVARYCRVPWFQIMAWTKPEGQIA, encoded by the coding sequence ATGACCGCCAGCGGTTGGTCATCGTCCGCCGCGGGATGGATCGCAGCGCAGCAGGGCGGCGGCGATTTTGCGCGCAAACACGTGCTCGACGGCCCGATGATGGCGCACGCCACGGCAAAGCCGCCCCGGCGTGCGCTGGATGTGGGCTGCGGTGAGGGCCGCTTCTGCCGGATGCTCGCCAATGCCGGCATTGCGGCAACCGGGCTCGACCCCACGCCCGCGCTGATTGACGAGGCCCGCACCCGCGACACGCTCGGCCAGTACGTGATCGGCACTGCGGAAGCCCTGCCCTTCGAGATCGGGCGGTTCGACCTTGTGGTGAGCTACCTCACCCTGATCGACATTGACGACATCGACCGCGCCATTGCCGAGATGATCCGTGTTCTTGCGCCCGGCGGCACGTTGCTGGTGGCAAACCTCGCGCCGATGGTCACTGCCAACCCGCACCACGGCTTTGTGGAGGCGGACGGCAACAGCATCTGGCCGGTGGACGACTACCTGGCCCCGCGCGCCGAATGGGTGGCGTGGGACGATATCCGCGTGCGCAACTGGCACCGGCCGCTCGGCCAGTACATGCACGCCTTTCTGGCCGGAGGGCTGATACTGCGCGCATTTGAAGAACCGGTGCCCACAGGCGGTGACCCGGCGCGCGTGGCGCGCTATTGCCGGGTGCCGTGGTTCCAGATCATGGCGTGGACCAAGCCGGAAGGGCAGATCGCATGA